GCACTTAAAGTGCTTGGTATTTCCATGCTATTGAAGACAGTGCTCATGGAGAGCATCTTCCATATGTTCCAAAGCTTTGAGGCttcctgcttgctttttcctctcATCCTCTAAAGATATACCTGTGTCTGTACCTTCAAAGCACAGCTCTCTATACAGTCACAACAGAACTGTTAAATTGGGACACCTTAGGTCTGTAAAAATAGTCCTCACAAATGCAAAAACTAAAACCCTGAGAACaatgaacatatttttattttaaaagtatcagAAATGGATaatagcaaatttttttttaaaatggctggtaaagaaaacagaacttctTCACAGTTAAACGACATTGAGGTTGTTTGTGAAAGGTCACTCAGGCTGTTCTTGGTAGGTCCAACTTTCTACACAGGAGGTTGACAGTGAATTGCATTGGATTCAGACATACACAATTCCACAAGATTGAAACTAACCAAAACTGTCCCAGAATTGAATTTGATTGAGACAATTTGAAATTTAGAAAGATTCTCAAGATGAGAGCTGATTTAATACTATTAAGATTTTTAAGGTATTATGGTGCTTCCACTTCTACTGGAGGAACTTCAGTGTGTGAGGTGTAGAAAATTACTGCAAGTGCAAAAAAGCTCAAATAAAATTGTATTATGCAAAATCATCTTATGGAACAGATTCTGCACCATTAAAATACACTCTGaaagtatttcatttcagtAGAAGTATTCAGTCTCTTTTTCAGAGATCTTTCTGATATTAAAGGTAGAacaaattgcattaaaatacaaaaacaaaacccattttACTAATACAAATACAGGATTTACTAACAAGGGTGccattgttttatttcaggtaCTTTTTTAATCCCAGATTGATGATGTCAACTTTTGTCTGTGGGgaaacttttttattaaaagaatgaagaaatcAACAACACAGTAGTTCAGGGGGGGTGGcgattttcttattttgaaaggTTTAAATTAAGAATTGAACTTAGCTCAGACATCCAAGAACTCAGTAGAGATGCAAAGGAAATACTTACAGGCACTTTTCAGAGTCTGGGAGAACCGCTCCCAACTGCATTCGCCTACGAGTTACATCCAGGGGATATCTGCAGAGAAGATATTTAAACAGCAGTTCAAGCACATGTGTGACAACTGCTTGAATATTGTTTACACAATAACACTAAGGAGTCCACCTGCAACCTCCAAGCTCCCCTTTCAGTGAGTCAGGAATCCAGCTTAGATTCTCAACACAGCTGAAAGCTCTCCAAAAAGGGAGACTCCCCttacacaaaaccagcaaaccaGAGCTCTTAATATATCCCATTTGGCGTTAGTAAGGAAGACACATGAAGATCAGATGAGAGTATAAAACAGTCTGTAAAATGCTGAAGGGAGAAGACACCagcattgaaaataaaattaacagttTAAGGATTAATAGGCAATTTTATTTGCAATGCAgtgatttaatgaaaaatccATGTCGTACAAGTCTTATTAACTTATTTTatggacaaaataaaatagaacaagaacaggtgagaaaggaaaagcaaagtaataaaaataccaaaaacacTATCTGAAAGTCTATCAAAGCAGACTTTtttgctttgatatttttttttattcctatgGCTTCATAGGTCACATAGATTTGAAAGTAAATTGGAATCATGAAATTGTGCAAATTATGTTCAGGGTCaaaattttttatctttacaaacaagctAAGAAACAAGATTGTTACTAAAAAAGATTCCAGTGGATTTTAGGAGATTTGCCTGAATTTGTTTAATTGACTCACTGGATAACTCTTAAAAGACCCTGAAGATTAAATAGCTATTTAATAACTGCAGCAATAGGAAATACctgaatttcagtatttcatttaAGAACCTTACTAACAATCAGACTTAGATTAAACTGTGTAAGATACAAGTTTCTTTAGAATGAACAGCTACAGAGATGAAACCAACCCCATACCCAAACTTACGATATCGTCTGAGCTATTGCTCCAGCTATGCCACCACACAGCAGATTTACATGTGTTTTCAAAACTAAGACATCGGGGTTATCTAATGAAGGCCGTCCAAGCAAGTTAGGTGCTTGAGCAAGTCCAATGCTCTTTAAGGTACCAaaggtaaaaaatgaaaaacctaaaaggaaatttaattttatgtacTTGTTGATGTATCATCATAAACAAAAAGCTGCATTCACACAATGAGACTATTTTTGTCTTAAGCAGAAAAATAGATAAACAGTATTTTGAACTTCTGCAGTAACTTCTGTCCAAATGAATTTGTGTTTATACATAATGCTACAAGTTTGCTTTAAATAAGCCAGACTGCGAGTTTTAAGTTGCTGTATTGCTGTTAAGAATCTTTCCTTGCTTCTAATATCTTTCTAACTGAGGGACACCTCTCAGCTTTTAAAAACGACTGTAGTTTAGCCGGGCTGTTGTGCTCTGTTCCACATCACCGCCGCTTTACATGCAGGAGTGTTTACAGAAAAGCCACCAGGAGATGGAGCCAATACGGAGGCTCTGAGGCTCCATTTACAGAGCACCCACTCCCAAGGATCTGCCTGTTTGAGAGAAACAGCCTCCATGATTTCTTGGGGGAAAACTGGGAAGGGCAAGACAATCACTAGTATACCTTTCTCACTCTGAATTCTAGGTTTTGACTGTTGAAGACACTTTTTAAGGAGCATCATTGAAGATGATTTGGACAGAAGCTAATTAACTAGgtgtgaaaatacattaaacaaaTTTAGTAGCACACAAATGCTGGAGGACTGCCGCGTTCTGGTTTTAACTTACCCGCATACGGCGCCATTCCCACCACAGTTGGCATCAGCCCTCTGTAGAACCCTCTAAAACCACcttcctttgaaagaaaaacacagcagcatttgTGGCAAGAAAAACCAGTGTCTTGAGTTACCCAGCTGTTCATACGGACTCCCACGACAGCAATCTGACTAGCACCATCTACCACCAAAGAGCTCATGTCATGTTCTGCTTCCTGTGCCTGAAGGAGGGACAACTGCCTGGCTCCACAGGAGATAAGTGAAAATGAAGGAGAAACATCTACACCCAACATCATAACTGGAAACATTTATGCATTAAACAGAGCCCTCCTCCCCAAAATCTTTTTGGTAACGTAAGTAGTTTAtttgaaaagcagcttctgTGTTGTTTCTGAACTCCCACTTACATGAGCCTTAGCTACAGCTCAGCAGCCTAAGTCAAAAGCAGCATCCAAATAgctttttacattaaaaaaatcaaagtgcaCGCAATGAAGTCACGTTATTTTGCACTAAAAGCCATTATGTTCAATGCAGTGCAACATTATTTAAAGAGCATATTTTGGTTTGACAGAACtgaagattaaaagaaaaaatacctttgtgtAAATCATCTTGAATGCATGGATAATTCCCATGTACTTGTGTTCCCCTTTTACTTGGAACGCCAGGCGAACTCTAACCATATCAAGAGGGTAAGTACAAATCACTGCTGTAATacctttattaaaaacaaaaacaaaacaagcaaacaaaactcACCTACACCTTATCTGATTCTaggattattttgaaaagtagaaaaacTCCTTTTCTGGCAGTGAATACAATAGCATATACAAACTATTTTGTTCAAGAAACACTTAAAGTCACTTATAATCAGTACACAGGAACACTAACTCCAGCAACACACAAAGGATTTATGTTTCTACTTGGTGTTCACTGAAGCAGCACACCTAGATTTTCCAAGATTTATGGGCCTGACTATATTCACCTGAGCAATCTTATTGAAATTCATAGCTCCTAAGAATCAGGCTAGTCAAGTACATCAGATTTGCTGGATTGCAACCATGAAACCTAATCCtaccatattaaaaaaaaaataattcaaaccaCCAAATTTACATGTTTTATTCCAAAAAGGTTCTGCCAGAATTTGGTGTGATTACTGGGTATAGATACGTTAATTTATCTACTGTATCTGAAAATACTAAACATATTCTAGTAGCACACTAAATATATTCTAATTACATCTAAAATAGAGCTTCATACTGAAGAGAAGTATTGAACTGTGTTGtattactgcattttaataGTTCATATTACATCAGcacttctattttaaaactgaacagaaaagctttctggACTTAAGATgcaagatgaaaggaaaaaaaaaaaaaatcaaatcttaGAACTCATCCAGTTAGGAGCTGCTTCAAAACAGCTTAAATGCTGGCCAACTTACAATTCTGGAAACACAACTCCAGTACAAAAAACAACAATTCTAACAGTTACCTGGGTAACAAATTATTTCCAACTGCTAGGTATTGAGGTAAACCACTTCATGGCTGACAAATTGTTTGGAGGGAATAGTTAAAACTGTTGACTGACAACGGTGGTCATTTTCTGATGGTACACCACagtcaccaaaaaaaccccaaaactcaaacacaaagaaaatctgggaaaaggtgaaaaagaatgtaaaaaccTTTGTAATTGGCATTGTCTTCTAGCAACTGCTCTGATACAGCCAAATGTAGCTTTTTTAAACTGGTCCTGCAGAAGATAAGCATGTTTTTCATTCTGGCAGGAAATTGTCACTTCCTCTTAAGTTTTAATAGTCTCTCAATGACACCTCTTTTTGTAGCTGTATCATCCCCCCTCCTTTCCACAAGGCCGAGACAAATCCataacagggaagaaaaaagcaaacacaaaccaacaACAGAATCCAAACACAACACAACTCCTGCAAACAAGCTCTTCATAACTTTTATGCCTGGagtcaaaaaaccaaaaaacactgCTCTGGTAATCTGAATGATCTGAAAGTTATCAGAATTAgatggtgaggaaaaaaaacactgtcaCTGAGCTATCAAAAATCTGACACTAGTCAACTCTCAATTGAGAGCCAAGTTTGTGAGATTCTGGATTATCCCACCAGTAATTaatttcagaagacaaaaacaCCTCTTTTGGAGATTTTGGACAAGTCCTCTGAACAAAAAGCAGACATCTGCAGTTTATTTCTTAAGTTGTCTCACCCACAGGATTCAAAAGTTAGAAGCTGCAAAACACTTCAAGACTGTTTCCACTGACTTACGTGAAATGCAATCCCTCAGTCTAGAGCCTTTCCTTAATGGATTCCTTGACATGTCCAGAAATATCATAAAATAGATTAATtcaagcagttaaaaaaaaaaaaaataagggggggaggaggggaggaagcaCTTTTACAGAGCTTAAGAGTCCACAGGAAAGTCATCCCACTCCAGAAAACAGACTTTACCCTCACTTCTTTCCAATCATGCACTGATATCTATCCAGGAACCTCCTCTGAACAAAGGCTAACAACAGACCAACCAAGAGCTTGGCAAATGCACTATTTAGTGAACATAGTCTATCCCCATTCATGATAGCTAAGCCAAAAATCTCTCCTGGGTTAGGTTAAACAGGCCAGATTCAAGAGATTCAACATTTCAGAGATGCATGCAGCAATTCCCACTGGCTGATCTGAAATAACCATCACAGGGCAATGTAGCTACTCCCTTCATAGAGCTTCCTCAAAACCAGCAGACTTTTTCACTGCCAGTGCTGACCCAGAAGCCAGGCAAAGACCACTCTTCCCTTCCCATATTGTCCTCAAGCACCTTTGACCACTCTTGGGGACAAGATACTGGGTTACATAGACTAAAGACATGATGACAGTGAAACACATTAGTCTGTCCTTGATTTGCTTCCCAGGCTTTGGGAGCTAATAGTGAGATTAGCTCTAAAGGGATTCATCTGTCTCCTAATTTTCCTACTATCCCTCTGTTCTTAGTAACtttctttctttggaaagaaaaataaaaaaacaaaacaaaactatctggagcaagaaaaaaacacaagcaaaatacatttacatTACAAACACAGCTGGTATGCAAGTTTTTATCATCTCTGTATCATGCTCTTTGTACTTTATCAGTGGCTCCAGAGATCAAATTAAGCCAGGAGATTCCAAGGAATAAAGCTCAAAAAGTGATAAGCACAAGACACAGCCTTGATCTCAGGAAGATTTGCTCCTTAGCTAATATAAAGATTAATTTAGCCAAGTAGCACCTTCTGAACAAAAGAAAGCTTCAGAAACTGCAACACACAAAAATTGttgaacacaaaaaaacatttatcaGACAGGTTAAAGAATGCCTAATTCATCGGCCCAATTATTTCTTTATGTCCAATATGTAATTCTGCTTCCCTTCATAGTGCATCCAAAGAACTAgaccaggttttttttaaatgctgactGAAGTAGGTAACTGTTAATTACATACTATTTAAAATGGAGACAGCCAATATCCTTCCTAGATAATACTAGGTCAGTACTATTTTCAATCACTTTTAGTAAAAGTAAAAagctaaaaacaaaaacatactTTCCTATTGGTTTAATGGGACTTGAGTTTATTCTAGATAACATCTAGtct
The sequence above is a segment of the Parus major isolate Abel chromosome 6, Parus_major1.1, whole genome shotgun sequence genome. Coding sequences within it:
- the SLC25A16 gene encoding graves disease carrier protein isoform X1, encoding MMIRIFPYGAIQFMAFDQYKKVIKKQLGISGHVHRLMAGSMAGITAVICTYPLDMVRVRLAFQVKGEHKYMGIIHAFKMIYTKEGGFRGFYRGLMPTVVGMAPYAGFSFFTFGTLKSIGLAQAPNLLGRPSLDNPDVLVLKTHVNLLCGGIAGAIAQTISYPLDVTRRRMQLGAVLPDSEKCLTMVQTLKYVYQQHGVRRGLYRGLSLNYIRCIPSQAVAFTTYELMKQFLHLN
- the SLC25A16 gene encoding graves disease carrier protein isoform X2 encodes the protein MAGSMAGITAVICTYPLDMVRVRLAFQVKGEHKYMGIIHAFKMIYTKEGGFRGFYRGLMPTVVGMAPYAGFSFFTFGTLKSIGLAQAPNLLGRPSLDNPDVLVLKTHVNLLCGGIAGAIAQTISYPLDVTRRRMQLGAVLPDSEKCLTMVQTLKYVYQQHGVRRGLYRGLSLNYIRCIPSQAVAFTTYELMKQFLHLN